In a single window of the Arthrobacter zhangbolii genome:
- the thrS gene encoding threonine--tRNA ligase — MSVPEKFTLIVDGEETTVDTGTTGAQLFFERRDVVVMRVNSVLKDLDTPLEQGDVVESVTIDSEDGLNVLRHSTAHVMAQAVQQLRPDAKLGIGPYIKDGFYFDFDVAEPFTPEDLKTLEKMMQKIVNSNQKFVRRVVSEDEAREAMANEPYKLELLGTKDGAEEAGEGANIEVGAGEITIYDNVDRKSGDVVWCDLCRGPHLPNTKLISNAFALTRSAAAYWLGNQNNQQLQRIYGTAWPTKDALKAYQERLAEAERRDHRKLGTELDLFSFPDELGSGLPVFHPKGGIIRKAMEDYSRQRHTEAGYEFVYTPHITKGHLYEVSGHLDWYRDGMFPPMHVDEVTDPETGEVTKPGQDYYLKPMNCPMHNLIFRSRGRSYRELPLRLFEFGSVYRYEKSGVIHGLTRVRGMTQDDAHIYCTREQMKDELTTTLNFVLDLLKDYGLDDFYLELSTKDPEKYVGSDEVWEEATRTLAEVAEASGLDLVPDPGGAAFYGPKISVQARDAIGRTWQMSTIQLDFNLPERFELEYQAADGTRQRPVMIHRALFGSVERFMAVLTEHYAGAFPAWLAPVQVVGIPVAEAFNDYMFDVVDKLKAHGIRAQVDTGTDRFPKKIRTASKDKIPFVLIAGGDDAEAGAVSFRFRDGSQDNGVPVEEAVKRIVEAVRNRDK, encoded by the coding sequence GTGTCAGTGCCAGAGAAGTTCACCCTCATCGTCGACGGCGAAGAGACCACGGTGGATACTGGCACCACCGGTGCGCAGCTCTTCTTCGAACGCCGCGACGTCGTCGTGATGCGTGTGAACTCGGTCCTGAAGGACCTGGACACCCCGCTGGAGCAGGGCGACGTCGTGGAATCGGTCACCATCGATTCCGAGGATGGCCTGAACGTCCTGCGCCACTCCACCGCCCACGTGATGGCCCAGGCCGTGCAGCAGCTGCGCCCCGACGCCAAGCTGGGCATTGGCCCGTACATCAAGGACGGCTTCTACTTCGACTTCGACGTCGCCGAGCCGTTCACCCCCGAGGACCTGAAGACCCTCGAGAAGATGATGCAGAAGATCGTCAACTCGAACCAGAAATTCGTCCGCCGCGTGGTGTCCGAAGACGAAGCCCGCGAAGCCATGGCCAACGAGCCGTACAAGCTCGAACTGCTGGGCACCAAGGACGGCGCCGAGGAAGCCGGCGAAGGCGCGAACATCGAGGTCGGCGCCGGGGAAATCACCATCTACGACAACGTGGACCGCAAGTCCGGCGACGTCGTCTGGTGTGATCTCTGCCGCGGCCCGCACCTGCCGAACACCAAGCTGATCTCCAACGCCTTCGCGCTGACCCGCTCCGCCGCCGCCTACTGGCTGGGCAACCAGAACAACCAGCAGCTGCAGCGCATCTACGGCACGGCCTGGCCCACCAAGGACGCGCTGAAGGCCTACCAGGAGCGCCTGGCCGAGGCCGAGCGCCGCGACCACCGCAAGCTGGGTACCGAACTGGACCTGTTCTCCTTCCCGGACGAGCTTGGCTCCGGCCTGCCGGTGTTCCACCCCAAGGGCGGCATCATCCGCAAGGCCATGGAGGACTACTCCCGCCAGCGCCACACCGAAGCGGGCTACGAATTCGTCTACACCCCGCACATCACCAAGGGCCACCTGTACGAGGTTTCCGGCCACCTGGACTGGTACCGCGACGGCATGTTCCCTCCCATGCACGTTGACGAGGTCACCGACCCGGAGACCGGCGAGGTCACCAAGCCCGGCCAGGACTACTACCTGAAGCCGATGAACTGCCCCATGCACAACCTGATCTTCCGCTCGCGCGGACGGTCCTACCGCGAACTGCCGCTGCGCCTGTTCGAATTCGGTTCCGTATACCGCTACGAGAAGTCCGGCGTGATCCACGGCCTGACCCGCGTACGGGGCATGACCCAGGACGACGCCCACATCTACTGCACCCGCGAGCAGATGAAGGACGAACTGACCACCACCCTGAACTTTGTGCTGGACCTGCTCAAGGACTACGGCCTGGATGACTTCTACCTGGAGCTCTCCACCAAGGACCCCGAGAAGTACGTCGGCTCGGATGAGGTCTGGGAGGAAGCCACCCGCACCCTCGCCGAGGTAGCCGAAGCCTCCGGCCTGGACCTGGTGCCGGATCCGGGCGGCGCCGCGTTCTACGGCCCGAAGATCTCCGTCCAGGCCCGCGACGCCATTGGCCGCACCTGGCAGATGTCCACCATCCAGCTGGACTTCAACCTGCCTGAACGCTTCGAACTTGAATACCAGGCCGCCGACGGCACCCGCCAGCGCCCGGTCATGATCCACCGGGCGCTGTTCGGCTCCGTGGAACGGTTTATGGCAGTGCTCACCGAGCACTACGCCGGAGCGTTCCCCGCCTGGCTGGCACCGGTCCAGGTGGTGGGCATCCCCGTAGCCGAAGCGTTCAACGACTACATGTTCGACGTCGTCGACAAGCTCAAGGCGCACGGCATCCGTGCCCAGGTGGATACCGGCACCGACCGTTTCCCGAAGAAGATCCGCACCGCCTCCAAGGACAAGATCCCGTTTGTCCTCATTGCCGGAGGCGACGACGCCGAGGCGGGCGCGGTGTCCTTCCGCTTCCGCGACGGCAGCCAGGACAACGGCGTTCCCGTTGAAGAGGCCGTCAAGCGGATTGTCGAAGCCGTCCGGAACCGGGACAAGTAG
- a CDS encoding HIT family protein — protein sequence MAETDDTDITDTFELPGVPDAFQRLWTPHRLAYIKGGQKQVSSEETCPFCAAPGRTDEESLIVHRGKYAFVILNLFPYNAGHLLVCPYRHVPDYTDIDPEETAEIAALTQTAMRVLRKVSGPSGFNLGMNQGETGGAGIAAHLHQHIVPRWGGDGNFLPIIAQTKAITQTLGDVRRQVAEAWPDGSGRDSED from the coding sequence ATGGCAGAAACAGACGACACGGACATAACGGACACGTTTGAACTTCCCGGTGTTCCCGACGCCTTCCAGCGTCTGTGGACGCCGCACCGCCTGGCCTACATCAAGGGCGGGCAGAAGCAGGTGTCCTCGGAGGAGACCTGCCCGTTCTGCGCTGCCCCCGGGCGGACGGACGAGGAATCGCTGATAGTCCATCGCGGCAAATACGCCTTCGTCATCCTGAATCTCTTTCCGTACAACGCCGGCCACCTGCTGGTCTGCCCGTACCGGCACGTGCCGGACTACACGGACATTGACCCGGAGGAAACCGCGGAAATCGCGGCGCTGACACAGACCGCCATGCGCGTGCTGCGGAAGGTATCGGGTCCCTCCGGCTTCAACCTGGGCATGAACCAGGGGGAGACGGGCGGGGCCGGGATTGCCGCGCACCTGCACCAGCACATTGTGCCGCGGTGGGGCGGAGACGGGAACTTCCTGCCGATCATTGCGCAGACCAAGGCCATCACCCAGACCCTGGGTGACGTCCGCCGCCAGGTTGCCGAGGCCTGGCCGGACGGCTCCGGCCGGGACAGCGAGGACTGA
- the pdxS gene encoding pyridoxal 5'-phosphate synthase lyase subunit PdxS: MPNEAGQPQSSVLTGGTRVKRGMAEMLKGGVIMDVVTAEQARIAEDAGAVAVMALERVPADIRAQGGVSRMSDPDMIDSIISAVSIPVMAKARIGHFVEAQVLQSLGVDYIDESEVLTPADYANHIDKWKFTVPFVCGATNLGEALRRINEGAAMIRSKGEAGTGDVSNATMHMRVIRSEIARLSSLPEDELYVAAKELAAPYELVKEVAAAGKLPVVLFTAGGIATPADAAMMMQLGADGVFVGSGIFKSGNPEQRAAAIVKATTFYDDPDEIAKASRGLGEAMVGINVDELPQPHRLAERGW, from the coding sequence ATGCCAAACGAAGCCGGCCAGCCCCAGTCCTCCGTCCTCACCGGCGGCACCCGCGTTAAACGCGGGATGGCCGAAATGCTGAAGGGCGGCGTCATTATGGACGTCGTCACCGCTGAACAGGCCCGGATTGCCGAAGATGCCGGTGCCGTGGCCGTGATGGCGCTGGAACGGGTTCCGGCCGATATCCGTGCCCAGGGCGGGGTATCCCGGATGAGTGATCCGGACATGATCGACAGCATTATCAGTGCCGTCAGTATCCCGGTGATGGCCAAGGCCCGGATTGGGCATTTCGTGGAAGCGCAGGTGCTGCAGTCCCTGGGCGTCGACTACATTGACGAGTCCGAGGTCCTGACCCCGGCCGACTATGCCAACCACATCGACAAGTGGAAGTTCACGGTTCCCTTTGTCTGCGGTGCCACCAACCTGGGCGAGGCGCTCCGGCGCATCAACGAGGGCGCCGCGATGATCCGTTCGAAGGGCGAAGCCGGCACCGGAGACGTTTCCAATGCCACGATGCACATGCGGGTCATCCGCTCGGAGATCGCCCGGCTCTCCTCGCTGCCGGAGGACGAACTGTATGTGGCTGCCAAGGAACTGGCAGCGCCCTACGAGCTGGTGAAGGAAGTGGCCGCCGCGGGCAAACTTCCCGTGGTGCTCTTCACCGCCGGTGGAATCGCCACCCCCGCCGATGCGGCCATGATGATGCAGCTTGGCGCCGACGGGGTGTTTGTGGGCTCGGGCATCTTCAAATCCGGAAACCCGGAACAGCGGGCTGCCGCGATCGTGAAGGCCACTACCTTCTACGACGATCCGGATGAAATAGCCAAAGCCTCGCGCGGACTGGGCGAAGCCATGGTGGGCATCAACGTGGACGAGCTTCCACAGCCGCACCGCCTGGCGGAGCGCGGCTGGTAG
- a CDS encoding DUF6504 family protein, giving the protein MGVFSEGIEVVCSPAGKPLRLVWGGRTYKVGADPVRWYERRNWWEEEMRAERGRGAGLVDTEIWRVQARVSDRSDLRTLDLSHHVNTDRWRLIRIHDALKDSA; this is encoded by the coding sequence ATGGGTGTCTTCAGCGAAGGCATAGAGGTGGTGTGTTCGCCTGCGGGTAAGCCACTGCGGCTGGTATGGGGCGGGCGCACCTACAAGGTGGGAGCTGACCCCGTGCGCTGGTATGAACGCCGCAACTGGTGGGAAGAGGAAATGCGGGCAGAACGCGGCCGCGGCGCCGGCCTGGTGGATACCGAGATCTGGCGCGTCCAGGCGAGGGTCAGCGACCGCTCCGACCTGCGCACCCTGGACCTCTCGCACCATGTCAACACTGACCGCTGGCGCCTGATCCGGATTCACGACGCCCTGAAGGACAGCGCCTGA
- the pgsA gene encoding phosphatidylinositol phosphate synthase — protein sequence MLNKYARGFFTAVFTPLATWLLRHRVTPDMVTIAGTLGVMIGGLVFYPLGELFWGTIFITVFIFSDVIDGIMARQQQRKGSWGGFLDSTLDRFADGALFAGVAIWFFTGGDNDAIGIAAVLCLVVGMLVSYIRAKAESLGFNANVGIAERAERLVSLLVATGLVGLGVPEVLLLVVLVLLTLASCVTIGQRMHAVRKQARLGNPA from the coding sequence GTGCTCAACAAATACGCACGGGGATTCTTCACTGCCGTTTTCACCCCGCTGGCCACCTGGTTGCTCCGGCACCGGGTCACCCCGGACATGGTCACCATCGCCGGCACACTTGGAGTGATGATCGGCGGGCTGGTCTTCTACCCGCTGGGTGAACTGTTCTGGGGCACCATCTTCATTACGGTGTTCATCTTCTCCGACGTCATTGACGGGATCATGGCCCGGCAGCAGCAGCGCAAGGGCAGCTGGGGCGGGTTCCTCGACTCAACGCTGGACCGGTTTGCCGACGGCGCACTGTTTGCCGGCGTAGCCATCTGGTTCTTCACGGGTGGCGACAACGACGCGATCGGCATCGCCGCCGTCCTGTGCCTGGTGGTCGGCATGCTGGTCTCCTACATCCGCGCGAAGGCCGAATCGCTGGGCTTCAACGCCAACGTGGGTATTGCCGAGCGGGCCGAACGGCTGGTGTCGCTGCTCGTGGCCACCGGGCTGGTGGGGCTGGGGGTGCCCGAGGTCCTGCTGCTGGTGGTCCTGGTGCTGCTGACGCTGGCCAGCTGCGTGACCATCGGCCAGCGCATGCATGCGGTGCGCAAACAGGCGCGCCTGGGAAACCCTGCTTAA
- a CDS encoding M3 family metallopeptidase, with translation MDNPFLSASSLPYQLPPFEQVSEDDFLPAFDAGIREHAEQIRAIAGNPQAPDFDNTIAALESSGQALGRTAVVFFTLCAAHATDGVQRIQQEISPKLAAHEDAIYLNRALFERVQAVAGQETGLNEEQARLVSEYRRRFVRAGAELDDAGQARMRELNARLSELSTDFSQRLLRDTNDSALVVESAAELDGLPDDDIAAAAAAADAAGHPGKYLLSLVLPTPQPALSALTNRETRRRLHTASLQRGFRDNGNNTLSIAAEMAALRAEKAALLGFANHAEYATDDQTAPSLAAIHEMLDKLAPAAVRNAKAEAEELREAARRDGNELEAWDWAYYSGQVRKEKFDVDLAALRPYFELERVLQEGVFYAANRLYGLSFTERTDLPGYHPDVRVWEVKNADGTGLGLFLGDYYTRDTKNGGAWMNSLVHQSRLLDEPPVVINNLNIPKPSAGEPTLLTFDEVVTAFHEFGHALHGLFSDVTYPQFSGTAVPRDFVEYPSQVNEMWMLWPEVVANFARHHVTGEPLPQDVIDKVLAAAVWGEGFATTEYLGATLLDLAWHELTPGETVADPEAFEARALADAGVDLELVPPRYRTGYFKHIFAGGYAAAYYAYIWSEVLDADTVEWFKENGGLTRENGDRFRTELLSKGNSIDPLQAFRNFRGRDADIQPLLERRGLA, from the coding sequence ATGGACAACCCTTTCCTTTCCGCCAGCAGCCTCCCCTATCAGCTTCCCCCGTTTGAGCAGGTCTCCGAAGATGATTTCCTGCCTGCATTCGACGCCGGCATCCGGGAACACGCTGAACAGATCCGGGCCATAGCGGGCAACCCCCAGGCCCCTGATTTCGACAACACCATCGCAGCACTCGAGTCCTCCGGGCAGGCACTTGGACGCACCGCCGTCGTGTTCTTCACTCTGTGCGCCGCCCATGCCACCGACGGAGTGCAGCGCATCCAGCAGGAGATCAGCCCGAAGCTCGCCGCCCACGAGGACGCCATCTACCTCAACCGCGCCCTCTTCGAGCGCGTACAGGCGGTTGCCGGGCAGGAGACGGGCTTGAACGAGGAACAGGCACGCCTGGTCTCCGAGTACCGCCGCCGCTTCGTCCGCGCCGGGGCGGAGCTCGACGACGCCGGGCAGGCGCGTATGCGCGAACTGAACGCACGGCTGTCGGAGCTCTCCACGGACTTTTCCCAGCGGCTGCTCAGGGACACCAACGATTCGGCCCTGGTGGTGGAGTCCGCCGCCGAGCTGGACGGCCTGCCGGATGACGACATCGCCGCAGCAGCGGCGGCCGCCGACGCCGCAGGGCACCCGGGCAAGTACCTGCTGTCCCTGGTGCTTCCCACCCCGCAGCCGGCGCTTTCCGCACTAACCAACCGGGAAACCCGCCGCCGCCTGCACACCGCTTCACTCCAGCGCGGATTCCGGGACAACGGCAACAACACCCTGTCCATCGCCGCGGAAATGGCGGCTCTTCGGGCGGAGAAGGCAGCCCTGCTTGGGTTTGCGAACCACGCGGAGTACGCCACGGATGACCAGACCGCACCGTCCCTCGCCGCCATCCACGAGATGCTGGACAAGCTGGCGCCGGCCGCGGTGCGCAACGCGAAAGCCGAGGCGGAGGAGCTGCGCGAGGCTGCCCGCCGCGACGGGAACGAGCTGGAAGCCTGGGACTGGGCGTACTACTCCGGGCAGGTGCGGAAGGAGAAGTTCGACGTCGACCTCGCCGCCCTGCGCCCTTATTTCGAGCTCGAGCGTGTGCTGCAGGAGGGTGTTTTCTACGCCGCCAACCGTCTGTACGGGCTGAGCTTCACCGAGCGCACCGACCTGCCCGGCTACCACCCGGACGTGCGGGTTTGGGAAGTAAAGAATGCCGACGGCACCGGACTGGGCCTGTTCCTGGGTGACTACTACACGCGCGACACCAAAAACGGCGGCGCGTGGATGAATTCCCTGGTGCACCAGTCGCGCCTGCTGGATGAACCGCCAGTGGTCATCAACAACCTGAACATCCCGAAACCGTCGGCCGGGGAACCCACCCTGCTCACCTTCGACGAGGTGGTTACCGCATTCCACGAGTTCGGCCACGCACTGCACGGACTCTTCTCCGATGTCACCTATCCGCAGTTCTCCGGCACCGCCGTACCGCGGGACTTTGTGGAATACCCTTCCCAGGTCAACGAAATGTGGATGCTTTGGCCGGAGGTCGTCGCCAACTTCGCCCGGCACCACGTCACCGGCGAGCCGCTGCCGCAGGACGTCATCGACAAGGTTCTGGCTGCCGCCGTGTGGGGCGAGGGCTTCGCCACCACGGAGTACCTTGGTGCCACCCTCCTGGACCTGGCCTGGCATGAACTAACTCCCGGGGAGACGGTTGCGGACCCGGAAGCGTTCGAGGCCCGGGCCCTCGCGGACGCCGGGGTGGACCTGGAACTGGTTCCGCCGCGTTACCGCACCGGCTACTTCAAGCACATTTTCGCCGGCGGGTACGCAGCGGCGTACTACGCCTACATCTGGAGCGAAGTACTCGACGCCGACACGGTGGAGTGGTTCAAGGAGAACGGTGGCCTGACCCGGGAGAACGGGGACCGGTTCCGCACCGAACTGCTCTCGAAGGGCAACAGCATTGACCCGCTGCAGGCCTTCCGGAACTTCCGCGGCCGGGATGCAGACATCCAGCCGCTGCTTGAACGCCGCGGACTGGCCTAG
- a CDS encoding DNA polymerase III subunit alpha → MSFIHLHAATAFSAHYGVSWPEEMAAAAAADGADALACTDRDGLYGTVKHLRACMEAGIDPIVGVDLAVLDSGNAVTGRVVILAHGHNGGAGYSALCRLISAAHASTSASRARTGKPVGVTMEQLARYVSGSPDTGDSDSRTAPAASGQEGEPLLTVLVGPQSDVGLAMRSRSYAVARTLFGHWRAAIPAGALAVEVVTHLAPPGENLSLAHAVRMFRLADEMRIPAILTNAVRYVDEDGAATADVLDAARSLTSLSRLPDRQPNGQGWLKGTREMTALAREISSEAGCGSAARMLADTAALADRCRMDPVGDMGWKQPVVPEASVIGIDIEPMQELRQRCEAGITRRLRSRDSVAEAEMRHRLDHELGIIDRLGFASYFLTVAEVSAMITGMGVRAAARGSGASSLVNYLLGVSHVNPLDHDLIFERFLSRDRSTLPDIDIDVESAERHNVYHRIFERFGSERVTLMSMQNGYRARGAVRDAGLALGMHEEDIGAVAKQLWRFSARNFREALAEKPELREFSGQVEKNRQLDLLVDLTERLDRLPRHISMHPCGVILGDKSLLDRTPVQPSGLGLPMSQFDKHDMDPMGMLKLDVLGVRMQSAMAFAVREVVRVHSSREEVIAAGAHREGPGSPDPEFIEADGRINLDAVPFDDEPTYELIRSTHTLGCFQIESPGQRELVGKMAPREFNDLIIDISLFRPGPMKSDMVRPFLEYRHGFSPEVYPHEALRPVLAETHGVTVFHEQVLRTLNVFTGCGLAKADELRRLLGNEAAEPGVEEYFRSKAAERGYTPETINKVWDTLKAFGSFGFCKAHGAAFAVPTYQSAWLKAHHPEAFLAGIFEHDPGMYPRRLLVAEARRMGIPILPLDINRSGEQYRVERTEQGKLGIRLSLAGIYGLSAVELRRIAAGQPYDSLADLRARARVSRPTLRRLAQLGAFDSLSQKTGSGGSRADLIHYLDAAPARSSSRKYEPIPGQLALPLGDTELANLHRELPEPGLREKVRTELDLLSVDVSAHLMESYGPLLRSLGVTPAEALMDLRNGSEVLVAGIRVATQTPPMRGGRRVVFISLDDGTGCVDCTFFHEAQEKSGPLLFGTELLLVRGLTRRTGPRGISLQALEAWNLADTASLPLPGSQRGMLVGHKRSG, encoded by the coding sequence ATGAGCTTTATCCATCTGCACGCGGCTACGGCCTTCAGCGCGCATTACGGGGTCTCCTGGCCCGAGGAGATGGCAGCCGCCGCGGCAGCGGACGGCGCCGACGCCCTGGCCTGCACCGACAGGGACGGGCTGTATGGAACGGTCAAGCACCTGCGTGCCTGCATGGAGGCGGGCATAGATCCCATTGTCGGGGTGGACCTTGCCGTCCTGGACAGTGGGAACGCTGTCACGGGCAGGGTAGTGATCCTTGCCCACGGGCATAACGGGGGAGCCGGCTACAGCGCCCTGTGCCGGCTGATTTCCGCCGCGCATGCCTCCACCTCGGCGTCCCGGGCACGGACCGGCAAACCCGTGGGAGTCACTATGGAACAGCTGGCCCGGTACGTCAGCGGCAGCCCGGATACCGGAGACAGTGACTCCCGGACGGCGCCTGCAGCTTCCGGGCAGGAGGGCGAACCCCTGCTCACCGTCCTGGTGGGCCCGCAGTCCGACGTCGGCCTGGCCATGCGCAGCCGCAGCTACGCCGTCGCGCGTACCCTGTTCGGACACTGGCGTGCGGCCATTCCTGCCGGGGCGCTCGCCGTGGAAGTAGTCACCCATCTGGCTCCGCCGGGGGAGAACCTCAGCCTTGCCCACGCGGTACGGATGTTCCGTCTGGCCGATGAGATGCGGATACCGGCCATCCTCACCAACGCCGTGCGCTACGTGGATGAAGACGGCGCCGCCACCGCCGACGTGCTCGACGCCGCGCGCTCGCTGACCTCGCTGTCCCGGCTGCCGGACCGACAGCCCAACGGGCAGGGCTGGCTCAAGGGGACACGTGAGATGACGGCGCTGGCCCGGGAGATCAGCTCCGAGGCAGGCTGCGGCTCGGCGGCACGGATGCTCGCCGACACTGCGGCGCTCGCGGACCGCTGCCGGATGGACCCGGTGGGGGATATGGGCTGGAAGCAGCCCGTAGTACCCGAAGCCTCGGTCATCGGCATAGACATAGAACCCATGCAGGAACTGCGCCAGCGGTGCGAAGCCGGGATCACCCGCCGGCTGAGGTCACGGGACTCGGTTGCCGAAGCGGAGATGCGGCACCGGCTTGACCATGAGCTGGGCATTATTGACCGCCTGGGTTTCGCCTCCTACTTCCTGACGGTTGCCGAAGTCTCGGCCATGATCACCGGCATGGGGGTGCGCGCGGCGGCACGCGGTTCGGGAGCCTCGTCGCTGGTGAACTATCTGCTGGGCGTCAGCCATGTGAATCCGCTGGACCATGACCTGATCTTTGAACGTTTCCTGTCCCGGGACCGCTCCACCCTGCCGGACATCGACATTGACGTGGAGAGCGCCGAACGGCATAACGTCTACCACCGCATCTTTGAACGCTTTGGCTCCGAACGGGTAACCCTGATGAGCATGCAGAACGGGTACCGGGCACGCGGCGCCGTGCGCGACGCCGGACTGGCGCTGGGCATGCACGAAGAGGACATCGGTGCCGTGGCCAAGCAGCTGTGGCGCTTCTCGGCGCGCAACTTCCGTGAGGCGCTCGCCGAAAAGCCGGAACTGCGTGAATTCTCCGGGCAGGTGGAAAAGAACCGGCAGCTGGACCTGCTGGTGGATCTCACCGAACGCCTGGACCGCCTTCCCCGGCACATCTCCATGCATCCGTGCGGGGTGATCCTGGGGGATAAGTCCCTGCTGGACCGTACCCCCGTGCAGCCCAGCGGGCTGGGCCTGCCCATGTCCCAGTTCGACAAGCACGACATGGACCCGATGGGCATGCTCAAGCTGGACGTCCTCGGGGTGCGGATGCAAAGTGCCATGGCCTTCGCCGTCCGCGAAGTGGTCCGGGTGCATTCCTCCCGGGAGGAAGTCATTGCCGCCGGCGCACACCGGGAGGGTCCCGGCAGCCCGGATCCTGAGTTCATCGAAGCCGACGGCCGGATCAACCTGGACGCGGTGCCGTTCGACGACGAACCCACCTATGAGCTCATCCGTAGTACGCACACCCTGGGCTGCTTCCAGATTGAATCCCCTGGCCAGCGCGAACTGGTGGGAAAGATGGCACCGCGGGAATTCAACGACCTGATTATCGACATTTCCCTGTTCCGGCCCGGACCGATGAAATCCGACATGGTCCGGCCGTTCCTGGAATACCGGCACGGGTTCTCGCCCGAGGTGTACCCGCACGAGGCGCTGCGCCCGGTGCTGGCGGAAACGCACGGCGTCACCGTCTTCCACGAACAGGTGCTGCGGACCCTGAACGTTTTTACCGGTTGCGGGCTGGCCAAGGCTGATGAACTGCGCCGGCTGCTGGGCAATGAAGCAGCGGAGCCGGGGGTGGAGGAGTACTTCCGCAGCAAGGCTGCAGAGCGCGGTTACACGCCTGAGACCATCAATAAGGTGTGGGACACCCTGAAGGCTTTTGGCAGCTTCGGTTTCTGCAAGGCCCACGGGGCGGCCTTCGCGGTGCCCACCTATCAGTCGGCCTGGCTGAAGGCACACCATCCCGAAGCGTTCCTGGCCGGGATTTTCGAACACGATCCGGGGATGTATCCGCGCCGGCTGCTGGTGGCCGAGGCCCGGCGGATGGGCATTCCCATCCTGCCCCTGGACATCAACCGCAGCGGCGAGCAGTACCGGGTGGAACGCACCGAGCAGGGCAAGCTGGGCATTCGGCTGTCCCTGGCCGGGATCTACGGGCTCTCCGCCGTCGAGCTCCGGCGCATTGCCGCCGGGCAGCCCTATGACTCCCTGGCCGATCTGCGTGCCCGGGCACGGGTTTCCCGGCCCACGCTGCGCCGCCTCGCCCAGCTGGGGGCCTTCGATTCCCTGAGTCAAAAAACCGGCTCCGGGGGCAGCCGTGCGGATCTGATCCATTACCTCGACGCCGCCCCGGCCCGCTCGTCATCCCGGAAGTACGAGCCGATCCCCGGGCAGCTGGCCCTGCCACTGGGGGACACCGAACTGGCGAACCTGCACCGGGAGCTGCCCGAACCGGGGCTGCGGGAGAAGGTCCGCACCGAACTGGATCTGCTCTCCGTGGACGTGAGTGCACACCTGATGGAAAGCTACGGGCCGCTGCTGCGCAGTCTGGGGGTGACACCTGCCGAAGCGCTGATGGATCTGCGCAACGGCTCCGAAGTGCTGGTGGCCGGGATCCGGGTTGCCACCCAGACCCCGCCCATGCGCGGCGGCCGCCGGGTGGTGTTCATCAGCCTTGATGACGGCACCGGCTGCGTGGACTGCACGTTCTTCCATGAGGCGCAGGAAAAATCCGGTCCGCTGCTCTTCGGCACCGAGCTGCTGCTTGTCCGCGGGCTGACCCGCCGCACCGGGCCCCGGGGCATCAGCCTGCAGGCCCTCGAAGCCTGGAATTTGGCGGACACTGCCTCGCTTCCCCTGCCGGGCAGTCAGCGCGGCATGTTGGTGGGGCACAAGCGCAGCGGATAA